A genomic region of Photobacterium swingsii contains the following coding sequences:
- the lysA gene encoding diaminopimelate decarboxylase, whose protein sequence is MDYFNYQQDGQLWAEEVALTELAKQHGTPLYVYSRATLERHWKAFDHAVADQPHLICYAVKANSNIGVLNVLARLGSGFDIVSQGELERVIVAGGEPAKIVFSGVGKTSNEMKRALELGIKCFNVESEPELERLNRVAAELGVVAPVSLRINPDVDAKTHPYISTGLRDNKFGIAFDRAPAVYRLAHSLPNLEVTGMDCHIGSQLTDIDPFIDATDRLLALVDELKAEGIHIAHLDVGGGLGVTYNEEQPPLPSEYATALLKRLENHPELELIFEPGRAIAANAGVLLTRVEYLKHTEHKNFAIVDAAMNDLIRPTLYQAWQDIVAVVPRDGETTEYDFVGPICETGDYLGKERLLCLAEGDLLAVRSAGAYGFVMSSNYNTRTRAAEIMVDGDTAYVVRQREQLEQLWQSESLLP, encoded by the coding sequence TTGGATTACTTTAATTACCAGCAAGATGGCCAGTTATGGGCCGAAGAAGTGGCACTCACTGAACTCGCCAAGCAGCATGGCACGCCATTGTATGTATATTCGCGTGCGACATTAGAGCGTCACTGGAAAGCGTTTGATCATGCGGTTGCCGATCAGCCACACCTTATCTGTTATGCGGTGAAAGCCAATTCGAATATTGGGGTACTGAATGTGTTAGCACGTTTGGGCTCGGGGTTCGATATTGTGTCACAAGGCGAGCTTGAACGCGTAATCGTTGCGGGTGGCGAACCGGCGAAAATTGTCTTCTCTGGCGTCGGTAAAACCTCTAATGAGATGAAACGGGCGTTAGAATTAGGTATAAAGTGTTTCAATGTTGAATCTGAACCTGAACTTGAACGCCTTAATCGGGTGGCGGCTGAATTAGGTGTGGTTGCACCGGTTTCATTGCGTATTAATCCGGATGTCGATGCGAAAACGCACCCGTATATCTCAACGGGCTTGCGCGATAATAAATTTGGTATTGCCTTTGATCGTGCGCCAGCGGTCTACCGTTTAGCGCATAGCTTACCGAATTTAGAAGTCACGGGGATGGATTGCCATATTGGTTCTCAGCTGACTGACATTGATCCCTTTATTGATGCCACAGACCGTTTGTTGGCCCTGGTTGATGAGCTGAAAGCCGAAGGTATTCATATCGCTCACCTTGATGTCGGTGGCGGCCTAGGGGTGACCTACAATGAAGAGCAACCCCCTTTGCCATCGGAATATGCGACAGCCTTGCTCAAGCGTTTAGAAAATCACCCTGAGCTGGAGCTGATTTTTGAGCCGGGTCGTGCCATTGCCGCGAATGCTGGGGTTTTGCTGACGCGTGTTGAGTACCTTAAACATACCGAGCACAAAAACTTCGCCATTGTCGATGCCGCGATGAATGATTTAATTCGTCCGACCCTGTATCAAGCATGGCAAGATATTGTGGCGGTTGTACCGCGTGATGGTGAAACCACGGAATATGATTTTGTTGGGCCGATTTGTGAAACTGGCGATTATTTGGGTAAAGAGCGGCTGCTTTGTTTGGCAGAAGGTGATCTACTCGCGGTTCGTTCGGCAGGCGCCTATGGCTTTGTGATGTCATCGAATTACAATACTCGTACGCGTGCGGCTGAAATCATGGTCGATGGTGACACTGCCTATGTTGTTCGCCAGCGTGAACAACTTGAGCAGCTTTGGCAGTCTGAATCGCTATTGCCGTAA
- the cyaY gene encoding iron donor protein CyaY encodes MNDTEFHNLADLALQALEDGIDESGADIEPETTGNVLTLEFENRSQIVINRQEPLHELWLASKSGGYHFKFDGTEWRCTRSGEEFFALVKRECSLHAGEPVEW; translated from the coding sequence ATGAATGATACTGAATTTCACAACTTGGCTGATCTAGCCCTACAAGCACTTGAAGATGGCATCGATGAATCGGGTGCTGATATCGAGCCAGAAACGACAGGTAATGTCCTGACACTGGAGTTTGAAAACCGTAGCCAAATCGTCATTAACCGCCAAGAGCCCCTGCATGAGCTATGGTTAGCATCTAAATCTGGTGGTTACCATTTCAAATTTGATGGCACAGAGTGGCGCTGTACACGCAGTGGTGAAGAGTTTTTTGCACTGGTTAAGCGTGAGTGTTCGCTTCATGCCGGTGAACCTGTGGAGTGGTAA
- a CDS encoding class I adenylate cyclase, giving the protein MHNYIQTLKSRLDALHILRNERAHAAMTATSQQVYHLLPVLLHYNHPAIPGYLDQEVQHGVVSFSLSEQQQQFVDDCGLAASAELTFPSNDLSSPILGLYAMGSTSSLGQSLTSDLDIWVCIRTNMPADEREALDSKCSLISDWAMAQGVEANFFLIDENRFRDNFSEAMTGENCGSSQHLLLLDEFYRSAVLMAGQPLLWFMVPPEMEECYGEYVDYLVSAGHIRREEWIDFGGLTRIPAEEYFGSSLWQLYKSIDSPYKSVLKAILLEAYSWEYPHTQLLSVDAKRRFFAEERFEYCMDAYYLMLEKVTRYLERIDDHRRLDLVRRCFYLKTHEKLTREPSSGSVAWRRRVLQELTTEWQWSHEVLSELDNRRNWKVGQVKRAHNELLDALMLSYRNLIRFARRNDITSAISPEDISILARKLYAAFEVLPGKVTLLNPQISPDLHESDLTFIQVPAGRTNAAGWYLYKQPLDPYAILGQPSLEHNRYLSKLVAWSYFNGLLTESTCLHNVVRDTDLDIDKLYQLVSDIRNTFPIRRPQPSLQALSSPCEIRQLGLFINLENDPTTELKNRSIRFDFKNTDIFSYGPEQQCLVGSVDLVYRNSWNEVRTLNFSGENAMLDALKTVLGKMHQDAIPPESVDVFCYSKHMRGLIRNLVYQLVAECIEMRLKPVEQEKRRRFKAIRIGDQTHGLFFERRGVSVQKLENSVDFYSCISSNKLIGSPQLVMGKTDEPHPPEIVDSYASEGLIQFFFEDCDQGFNIYILDETNRIEVYRQCSGDKDEMVHGVNRFYTSAQDRFSYSANFINFNLPQFYDIVHSESGDCQVIPFKSGQQVQRRPSSDNSAAAVMSFSSR; this is encoded by the coding sequence TTGCACAACTATATTCAGACGCTAAAAAGTAGACTGGATGCACTTCATATACTTCGTAATGAACGTGCTCATGCCGCGATGACGGCAACCTCGCAACAGGTGTATCACTTGTTGCCTGTCTTACTGCATTATAATCACCCTGCCATCCCAGGTTATCTCGATCAAGAGGTACAGCATGGTGTTGTGTCGTTCTCGCTCTCTGAGCAACAGCAGCAGTTCGTTGACGACTGTGGGCTAGCTGCGAGCGCTGAACTTACGTTTCCTTCTAATGATCTCTCTTCACCTATCCTTGGTCTCTATGCGATGGGCAGTACGTCTTCGTTGGGACAAAGCCTGACCAGTGATTTGGATATTTGGGTTTGTATCCGCACCAATATGCCTGCGGATGAGCGCGAAGCGCTTGATAGCAAATGTTCACTGATTTCTGATTGGGCGATGGCACAAGGGGTGGAAGCCAATTTCTTCTTAATCGACGAAAACCGATTCCGCGATAACTTCTCTGAAGCCATGACAGGGGAAAACTGTGGTTCAAGCCAGCACTTGCTGCTGCTGGACGAGTTTTACCGCTCTGCCGTGCTAATGGCTGGCCAACCGCTATTGTGGTTTATGGTGCCGCCAGAAATGGAAGAGTGTTACGGTGAATATGTCGACTACCTAGTTTCTGCTGGCCATATTCGTCGCGAAGAGTGGATTGATTTTGGCGGTTTGACCCGCATTCCCGCTGAAGAGTATTTCGGCTCAAGCTTGTGGCAGTTGTACAAGAGTATCGACTCACCCTATAAGTCGGTATTGAAAGCCATTTTGCTGGAAGCCTACTCGTGGGAATACCCGCATACCCAGTTATTGAGCGTTGATGCCAAGCGTCGTTTCTTTGCCGAAGAACGCTTTGAATATTGCATGGATGCGTACTACCTGATGCTGGAAAAAGTCACGCGCTACCTTGAACGGATCGACGATCATCGCCGTTTAGATTTAGTGCGTCGCTGTTTCTACCTGAAAACTCATGAGAAACTTACCCGTGAACCGTCTTCGGGTTCAGTAGCGTGGCGTCGTCGGGTATTACAAGAGCTGACTACCGAATGGCAATGGTCACACGAGGTATTAAGCGAGCTTGATAATCGTCGTAATTGGAAGGTCGGCCAGGTTAAGCGTGCGCATAATGAGCTGCTTGATGCTTTGATGCTGAGCTACCGTAACCTGATCCGTTTTGCGCGCCGTAATGACATTACCTCGGCTATTAGCCCAGAAGATATCAGCATTTTAGCGCGTAAACTGTATGCGGCTTTTGAGGTGTTACCGGGTAAGGTGACCCTGCTTAATCCGCAGATTTCACCGGATTTACACGAATCAGACCTGACCTTTATTCAAGTACCTGCGGGGCGTACCAATGCCGCGGGATGGTATTTATATAAGCAGCCACTCGACCCATACGCAATTTTGGGGCAGCCGTCATTAGAGCATAACCGTTATCTCAGCAAGCTGGTGGCTTGGTCATACTTCAATGGCTTGCTAACGGAATCAACCTGTTTGCACAACGTGGTGCGTGATACCGATTTGGATATCGATAAGCTATACCAATTGGTTAGCGATATTCGAAATACCTTCCCAATCCGTCGCCCCCAACCTAGCCTGCAGGCGTTATCGAGCCCGTGTGAAATTCGTCAGTTAGGGTTATTCATTAACCTTGAAAATGACCCAACGACCGAACTCAAGAATCGCTCTATTCGGTTTGATTTCAAAAATACCGATATTTTCAGCTATGGTCCTGAGCAGCAATGTTTAGTGGGTAGCGTGGATTTGGTGTACCGCAACTCGTGGAACGAAGTGCGTACTCTCAATTTCAGCGGTGAAAATGCGATGTTGGATGCACTGAAAACCGTATTGGGCAAAATGCACCAAGATGCAATTCCACCGGAATCGGTGGATGTATTCTGCTATAGCAAACACATGCGTGGTTTGATCCGTAATTTAGTGTATCAACTGGTGGCCGAGTGTATTGAAATGCGCTTGAAGCCGGTGGAACAAGAAAAACGTCGCCGCTTTAAAGCCATCCGTATTGGCGATCAAACCCATGGTTTATTCTTTGAACGCCGTGGTGTGTCGGTACAGAAGCTCGAAAACTCGGTCGATTTCTATAGCTGTATTTCCAGTAATAAGCTGATTGGCTCACCGCAATTGGTGATGGGGAAGACGGATGAACCGCATCCGCCAGAAATTGTTGATTCGTACGCGAGTGAGGGGTTAATCCAATTCTTCTTTGAAGATTGCGATCAAGGCTTCAATATTTATATTTTGGATGAAACCAACCGCATTGAAGTGTATCGCCAATGCAGTGGTGATAAAGATGAGATGGTGCATGGGGTAAATCGCTTCTATACCTCGGCCCAAGATCGTTTTAGCTATAGTGCGAATTTCATTAACTTCAATCTGCCGCAGTTCTATGACATCGTTCATTCGGAGTCGGGCGATTGCCAAGTCATTCCGTTCAAGAGTGGTCAGCAAGTGCAACGTCGACCAAGTTCTGATAATTCAGCGGCGGCGGTGATGTCGTTTTCATCGCGCTAG
- the lptM gene encoding LPS translocon maturation chaperone LptM, with translation MRKGLLAILVLGVLAISGCGQSGALYMPQDADQQQQQQ, from the coding sequence ATGCGTAAAGGTTTATTAGCGATTTTAGTACTGGGTGTGTTGGCGATCTCGGGTTGTGGCCAGAGTGGTGCATTGTACATGCCGCAAGATGCCGATCAGCAGCAACAACAACAGTAG